A genomic region of Conger conger chromosome 6, fConCon1.1, whole genome shotgun sequence contains the following coding sequences:
- the LOC133130149 gene encoding gastrula zinc finger protein XlCGF57.1-like isoform X1: MASFQVQVASIMEVLAKTAVAEINKLVDDGSTVLRLEMCRSQRENESLKTKLLLMEGELRAVRGYGEGTPGISLNLSFEVEVCDESREAQTRTSGAAAANGGEGPLCKEEELHMQPCPVGDREKELQAELKQEPEEQPLTPALPLLESAELGLQIQSVWSQANSLEISQERNRPCRRSLEHGDARLDRSRSVKDEGSTSHLEQKQNGCPQEKKCFYGPPDEVSAKSPCRTEGQEEEFICTCCGKTFPDALELKTHEEQHSAGKRFSCSECGKGFTSSSVLEKHEQVHSREKPFTCSVCDKSFSQSHVLKAHKRTHTGQKPYICELCGKCFSWKSHLKSHQSVHTGEKPYCCDKCGKSFARLRNLKAHQRVHTKPFTCKQCGKRFSHKSNLKTHESLHTGEKPHCCNECGRSFAKLWHLKTHQRVHTKEKPFTCKQCGKGFSHNSSLKAHQSVHTGEKPQCCKECGKSFTCLWNLKSHQRVHTKEKPFTCKQCGKGFSHNSSLKAHQSVHTGQKPHSCNECGKSFAGLWHLKTHQRVHTKEKPFICMQCGKCFSQNGTLQRHLLSHDQDSR; the protein is encoded by the exons ATGGCGTCTTTTCAGGTTCAGGTGGCCTCCATCATGGAGGTTTTAGCTAAAACAGCAGTAGCAGAAATTAATAAGCTAGTCGATGACGGGTCTACTGTATTGCGATTGGAGATGTGCAGAAGCCAAAGAGAGAACGAATCGCTAAAAACCAAGTTActgctgatggagggagagctcAGGGCTGTGCGAGGATATGGAGAGGGAACGCCGGGCATTTCTCTAAACCTCTCATTTGAAGTTGAGGTTTGCGATGAATCCAGAGAAGCACAAACGC GCACTTCAGGGGCAGCTGCTGCTAACGGTGGTGAAGGACCCCTCtgtaaggaggaggagctgcacaTGCAGCCCTGCCCTGTAGGAGACCGAGAAAAGGAGCTGCAAGCAGAACTCAAACAGGAGCCAGAGGAGCAGCCTCTCACCCCCGCACTCCCCCTGCTGGAGTCCGCAGAGTTGGGGCTTCAGATCCAGTCTGTGTGGAGCCAGGCCAACAGCTTGGAAATTTCTCAAGAAAGAAACAGACCGTGCAGAAGAAGCTTGGAGCATGGAGACGCCCGGTTAGACAGAAGTCGCTCGGTGAAGGACGAGGGGTCAACATCACACCTGGAGCAGAAACAGAATGGCTGCCCCCAAGagaaaaaatgcttttatgGGCCGCCTGATGAGGTTTCGGCAAAGAGTCCCTGCAGAACTgagggacaggaggaggagttCATCTGCACATGCTGTGGGAAGACATTCCCGGACGCTCTTGAACTGAAGACGCATGAGGAGCAGCACAGCGCGGGGAAACGGTTCAGCTGTTCAGAGTGCGGAAAGGGTTTCACTTCCTCCAGCGTCCTGGAGAAGCACGAGCAGGTTCACAGCAGGGAGAAACCGTTCACCTGCTCTGTGTGCGACAAGAGCTTCTCCCAGTCACACGTCCTCAaagcacacaaacgcactcacacagggcAGAAACCGTACATTTGTGAGCTCTGTGGAAAGTGCTTCTCCTGGAAGAGCCATTTAAAAAGTCACCAAAGTGTCCATACAGGAGAGAAACCATACTGCTGTGAcaagtgtgggaagagctttgcTCGACTACGTAATCTTAAAGCTCACCAAAGGGTCCACACCAAACCATTCACTTGCAAGCAGTGTGGTAAGCGTTTCTCCCACAAGAGCAATCTTAAAACTCACGAGAGtcttcacacaggagagaaaccacACTGCTGCAACGAGTGTGGCAGGAGCTTTGCCAAACTATGGCATCTGAAAACTCACCAAAGGGTCCACACCAAAGAGAAACCGTTCACTTGCAAGCAGTGTGGGAAGGGTTTCTCCCACAATAGCAGTCTTAAAGCTCACCAGAGTgtccacacaggagagaaaccacAGTGTTGCAAGGAGTGTGGAAAGAGCTTTACCTGTCTATGGAATCTTAAATCTCACCAAAGGGTCCACACCAAAGAGAAACCGTTCACTTGCAAGCAGTGTGGGAAGGGTTTCTCCCACAATAGCAGTCTTAAAGCTCACCAGAGTGTCCACACAGGACAGAAACCCCACTCTTGCAAtgagtgtgggaagagctttgcCGGCCTATGGCATCTGAAAACTCACCAAAGGGTCCACACCAAAGAGAAACCTTTCATCTGcatgcagtgtgggaagtgtttctCCCAGAATGGCACTCTTCAGAGACACTTACTTTCTCACGATCAGGACTCCAGATGA
- the LOC133130149 gene encoding zinc finger protein OZF-like isoform X2 encodes MQPCPVGDREKELQAELKQEPEEQPLTPALPLLESAELGLQIQSVWSQANSLEISQERNRPCRRSLEHGDARLDRSRSVKDEGSTSHLEQKQNGCPQEKKCFYGPPDEVSAKSPCRTEGQEEEFICTCCGKTFPDALELKTHEEQHSAGKRFSCSECGKGFTSSSVLEKHEQVHSREKPFTCSVCDKSFSQSHVLKAHKRTHTGQKPYICELCGKCFSWKSHLKSHQSVHTGEKPYCCDKCGKSFARLRNLKAHQRVHTKPFTCKQCGKRFSHKSNLKTHESLHTGEKPHCCNECGRSFAKLWHLKTHQRVHTKEKPFTCKQCGKGFSHNSSLKAHQSVHTGEKPQCCKECGKSFTCLWNLKSHQRVHTKEKPFTCKQCGKGFSHNSSLKAHQSVHTGQKPHSCNECGKSFAGLWHLKTHQRVHTKEKPFICMQCGKCFSQNGTLQRHLLSHDQDSR; translated from the coding sequence aTGCAGCCCTGCCCTGTAGGAGACCGAGAAAAGGAGCTGCAAGCAGAACTCAAACAGGAGCCAGAGGAGCAGCCTCTCACCCCCGCACTCCCCCTGCTGGAGTCCGCAGAGTTGGGGCTTCAGATCCAGTCTGTGTGGAGCCAGGCCAACAGCTTGGAAATTTCTCAAGAAAGAAACAGACCGTGCAGAAGAAGCTTGGAGCATGGAGACGCCCGGTTAGACAGAAGTCGCTCGGTGAAGGACGAGGGGTCAACATCACACCTGGAGCAGAAACAGAATGGCTGCCCCCAAGagaaaaaatgcttttatgGGCCGCCTGATGAGGTTTCGGCAAAGAGTCCCTGCAGAACTgagggacaggaggaggagttCATCTGCACATGCTGTGGGAAGACATTCCCGGACGCTCTTGAACTGAAGACGCATGAGGAGCAGCACAGCGCGGGGAAACGGTTCAGCTGTTCAGAGTGCGGAAAGGGTTTCACTTCCTCCAGCGTCCTGGAGAAGCACGAGCAGGTTCACAGCAGGGAGAAACCGTTCACCTGCTCTGTGTGCGACAAGAGCTTCTCCCAGTCACACGTCCTCAaagcacacaaacgcactcacacagggcAGAAACCGTACATTTGTGAGCTCTGTGGAAAGTGCTTCTCCTGGAAGAGCCATTTAAAAAGTCACCAAAGTGTCCATACAGGAGAGAAACCATACTGCTGTGAcaagtgtgggaagagctttgcTCGACTACGTAATCTTAAAGCTCACCAAAGGGTCCACACCAAACCATTCACTTGCAAGCAGTGTGGTAAGCGTTTCTCCCACAAGAGCAATCTTAAAACTCACGAGAGtcttcacacaggagagaaaccacACTGCTGCAACGAGTGTGGCAGGAGCTTTGCCAAACTATGGCATCTGAAAACTCACCAAAGGGTCCACACCAAAGAGAAACCGTTCACTTGCAAGCAGTGTGGGAAGGGTTTCTCCCACAATAGCAGTCTTAAAGCTCACCAGAGTgtccacacaggagagaaaccacAGTGTTGCAAGGAGTGTGGAAAGAGCTTTACCTGTCTATGGAATCTTAAATCTCACCAAAGGGTCCACACCAAAGAGAAACCGTTCACTTGCAAGCAGTGTGGGAAGGGTTTCTCCCACAATAGCAGTCTTAAAGCTCACCAGAGTGTCCACACAGGACAGAAACCCCACTCTTGCAAtgagtgtgggaagagctttgcCGGCCTATGGCATCTGAAAACTCACCAAAGGGTCCACACCAAAGAGAAACCTTTCATCTGcatgcagtgtgggaagtgtttctCCCAGAATGGCACTCTTCAGAGACACTTACTTTCTCACGATCAGGACTCCAGATGA